Proteins encoded together in one Mycobacterium sp. MS1601 window:
- the kstD gene encoding 3-oxosteroid 1-dehydrogenase, whose protein sequence is MTGQDGDFDVVVVGSGGAGMVAALTAAHQGLSTLVVEKAPHYGGSTARSGGGVWIPNNEILKRAGVSDTAEAARTYLHAIVGDVVPVEKIDTYLQRGPEMLSFVTRHSPLKLCWVPGYSDYYPETPGGKPTGRSVEPKPFDAKKLGADLAGLEPPYGKVPLNVVVMQQDYVRLNQLKRHPRGVLRSLKVGARTVWAKATGKNLVGMGRALIAPLRIGLQQAGVPVRLNTAFTDLYVEDGVVKGIYVRPTDAPESAEPQLIRARRGVILGSGGFEHNEQMRVKYQRAPITTEWTVGAKANTGDGIVAAEKLGAALDVMEDAWWGPTVPLVDAPWFALSERNSPGSIIVNMAGKRFMNESMPYVEACHHMYGGQYGQGQGPGENIPAWLIFDQQYRDRYIFAGLQPGQRIPNKWLESGVIVKADTLAELAEKAGLPAAAFAESIERFNGFARDGVDQDFHRGESAYDRYYGDPTNKPNPNLGEISHGPFYAAKMVPGDLGTKGGVVTDIHGRALRDDGSVIEGLYAAGNVSAPVMGHTYPGPGGTIGPAMTFGYLAALHIAGKG, encoded by the coding sequence ATGACTGGTCAGGATGGCGACTTCGACGTGGTGGTGGTAGGCAGTGGCGGCGCCGGCATGGTCGCCGCCCTCACCGCCGCTCACCAGGGGCTGTCAACACTAGTTGTTGAGAAGGCCCCGCACTATGGTGGTTCTACTGCACGTTCTGGTGGCGGCGTGTGGATCCCCAACAACGAGATCCTCAAGCGTGCCGGCGTCAGCGACACTGCTGAAGCAGCCCGGACGTACCTCCACGCCATCGTCGGCGACGTGGTGCCCGTCGAGAAGATCGACACCTACCTGCAGCGCGGGCCCGAGATGCTGTCCTTTGTAACCAGACACTCACCGCTGAAGCTGTGCTGGGTGCCTGGCTACTCCGACTACTACCCCGAGACCCCGGGCGGCAAGCCCACCGGCAGATCCGTCGAGCCCAAGCCATTCGACGCCAAGAAGCTGGGTGCCGACCTGGCCGGGCTGGAGCCGCCCTACGGCAAGGTGCCACTCAACGTGGTGGTGATGCAGCAGGACTACGTCCGGCTCAATCAGCTCAAACGGCATCCGCGTGGGGTTCTGCGCAGCCTGAAGGTCGGGGCCCGCACCGTGTGGGCCAAGGCCACCGGCAAGAATCTGGTGGGCATGGGTCGCGCGCTCATCGCCCCGTTGCGCATCGGTCTGCAGCAGGCTGGTGTGCCGGTACGGCTGAACACCGCGTTCACCGACCTCTACGTCGAGGACGGCGTGGTCAAGGGCATCTACGTGCGTCCCACTGACGCACCGGAATCCGCTGAGCCCCAATTGATCCGCGCTCGCCGCGGTGTCATCCTCGGTAGCGGTGGGTTCGAACACAACGAGCAGATGCGGGTCAAGTACCAGCGGGCACCCATCACCACCGAGTGGACCGTGGGCGCCAAGGCCAACACCGGCGACGGCATCGTGGCCGCCGAAAAACTCGGCGCTGCACTGGATGTCATGGAAGACGCCTGGTGGGGTCCGACGGTTCCGCTGGTGGACGCACCATGGTTCGCACTCTCGGAACGCAACTCCCCCGGCTCGATCATCGTCAACATGGCGGGCAAGCGCTTCATGAACGAATCCATGCCGTACGTCGAAGCCTGCCACCATATGTATGGGGGGCAGTATGGTCAGGGCCAGGGCCCGGGCGAGAACATCCCGGCCTGGCTCATCTTCGACCAGCAGTACCGTGACCGCTACATCTTCGCTGGATTGCAACCGGGACAGCGTATTCCGAACAAATGGCTGGAGTCCGGCGTCATCGTCAAAGCCGACACCCTGGCCGAACTGGCGGAGAAGGCAGGCCTTCCCGCGGCGGCCTTCGCCGAATCCATCGAGCGGTTCAACGGCTTCGCCCGCGACGGGGTGGACCAGGACTTCCACCGCGGCGAGAGTGCCTACGACCGGTACTACGGCGATCCGACCAACAAACCGAACCCGAACCTCGGCGAGATCAGCCACGGCCCGTTCTACGCCGCCAAGATGGTGCCCGGCGACCTGGGCACCAAGGGCGGTGTTGTCACCGACATCCACGGCCGCGCGCTGCGTGACGACGGCTCCGTGATCGAAGGGCTGTACGCCGCGGGCAACGTGAGCGCGCCGGTGATGGGGCACACCTACCCGGGACCGGGCGGAACCATCGGCCCCGCGATGACCTTCGGCTATCTGGCGGCACTGCACATCGCCGGAAAGGGTTGA
- the dmpG gene encoding 4-hydroxy-2-oxovalerate aldolase, which translates to MSTEQIYFDPMWDIRMTDTSLRDGSHHKRHQFTRDEVAAIVGALDTAGVPVIEVTHGDGLGGSSFNYGFSKTPEQELIKLAAETAKESKIAFLMLPGVGTKEDIKEAQNNGGSICRIATHCTEADVSIQHFGLARELGLETVGFLMMSHTISPEKLAAQARIMADAGCQCVYVVDSAGALVLEGVADRVSALVAELGDDAQVGFHGHENLGLGVANSIEAVRAGAKQIDGSCRRFGAGAGNAPVEALIGVFDKIGVKTGIDFFDIADAAEEVVAPAMPQECLLDRNALIMGYSGVYSSFLKHAIRQSERYGVPAHKLLHRAGQRKLIGGQEDQLIDIALEIKREMEAAT; encoded by the coding sequence ATGAGTACCGAGCAGATCTATTTCGACCCGATGTGGGACATCAGGATGACCGACACCTCCCTGCGGGACGGGTCGCATCACAAGCGGCACCAGTTCACCAGGGACGAGGTGGCGGCCATCGTCGGCGCACTGGATACCGCCGGAGTCCCGGTCATCGAGGTCACCCACGGTGACGGGCTCGGTGGGTCCAGCTTCAACTACGGGTTCTCCAAAACCCCGGAGCAGGAGTTGATCAAGCTGGCCGCCGAGACGGCCAAGGAATCGAAGATCGCCTTCCTGATGCTGCCCGGTGTCGGCACCAAAGAGGACATCAAAGAGGCCCAGAACAACGGCGGTTCGATCTGCCGGATCGCGACGCACTGCACCGAGGCCGACGTCTCCATTCAGCATTTCGGCCTGGCACGTGAGCTGGGCTTGGAGACCGTCGGATTTCTGATGATGAGCCACACCATCTCCCCGGAGAAGCTGGCGGCGCAGGCGCGCATCATGGCCGACGCCGGTTGCCAGTGTGTGTACGTGGTGGACTCCGCCGGGGCCCTGGTGCTCGAAGGGGTGGCCGACCGGGTGTCGGCGCTGGTGGCCGAACTCGGAGACGACGCGCAGGTCGGTTTCCATGGGCATGAGAATCTCGGCTTGGGCGTGGCGAATTCGATCGAGGCGGTGCGTGCCGGGGCCAAGCAGATCGACGGGTCCTGCCGTCGTTTCGGTGCCGGAGCCGGTAATGCTCCGGTGGAGGCATTGATCGGGGTGTTCGACAAGATCGGTGTGAAGACCGGTATCGACTTCTTCGACATCGCGGACGCCGCTGAGGAGGTGGTGGCGCCCGCCATGCCGCAAGAGTGCCTGCTGGACCGCAATGCACTGATCATGGGTTACTCCGGGGTGTACTCCAGCTTCCTCAAGCACGCCATCCGCCAGTCCGAGCGTTACGGGGTGCCTGCGCACAAGCTGCTGCACCGCGCCGGGCAACGCAAACTCATCGGCGGTCAGGAAGACCAGCTGATCGACATCGCACTCGAGATCAAGCGTGAGATGGAGGCCGCCACCTGA
- a CDS encoding alpha/beta fold hydrolase, translating into MIDPAKHDFVLSDGAALTYLDKGAGPVVLLVHGVCMTSAFFTHNVDALAADHRVIAVDLRSHGDSPTSPTGNTVAQYARDLHELMVGLDLHDVTGVGWSMGSFVWWDHLLQFGTERLSRLAVVSQGPADLTRPDWPHGIADPDELSEYVDAMQSDFSGFFAGFVTEMFKDPVPEDDAALLLSEITKIGPNPGTVILADQTLRDYRGFLQGLAVPHLLVWGVDEKVVKLASADWLSGALADAELHVFDDSGHCPMWEEPARFNELLTGWIARRTG; encoded by the coding sequence GTGATCGACCCAGCCAAACATGACTTCGTTCTGTCCGACGGTGCCGCATTGACCTACCTCGACAAGGGCGCCGGCCCGGTGGTGCTCCTGGTTCACGGCGTGTGCATGACGAGTGCGTTCTTCACGCACAACGTCGACGCCCTGGCTGCCGACCATCGGGTGATCGCGGTGGACCTGCGGTCGCACGGCGATTCACCGACCTCGCCCACAGGCAATACGGTTGCGCAGTATGCCCGCGATCTTCATGAGCTCATGGTGGGGCTCGACCTGCACGACGTGACCGGCGTTGGCTGGTCCATGGGGTCGTTCGTCTGGTGGGACCATCTGCTTCAGTTCGGCACCGAACGATTGAGCCGGCTCGCCGTTGTGTCACAGGGGCCGGCTGATCTCACCCGACCCGACTGGCCACACGGCATCGCCGATCCAGATGAACTCAGCGAGTACGTCGACGCGATGCAGTCAGACTTCTCGGGTTTCTTCGCCGGATTCGTCACCGAGATGTTCAAGGACCCGGTGCCCGAGGACGACGCCGCGTTGCTGCTGTCCGAGATCACCAAGATCGGGCCGAATCCCGGCACCGTGATCCTGGCCGACCAGACCTTGCGCGACTACCGCGGGTTTCTGCAGGGCTTGGCGGTACCTCACCTGCTCGTCTGGGGTGTGGACGAGAAAGTGGTCAAGCTGGCCTCGGCGGACTGGCTGAGCGGCGCGTTGGCAGACGCGGAATTGCATGTGTTCGACGACAGCGGCCATTGCCCGATGTGGGAAGAGCCGGCCCGCTTCAACGAACTGCTGACCGGGTGGATCGCCCGCCGGACGGGGTAG
- a CDS encoding 2-keto-4-pentenoate hydratase, which produces MLGEQTRAKLAAELAEAERSRVPMDPLTAAHPDIDVVDAYEIQLINIRRRVAEGARVIGHKVGLSSEAMQKMMNVDEPDYGHLLEDMAVFSDVPVKASAYLYPRVEVEVGFILADDLPGAGCTEDDVLAATAAFAPSIELIDTRIKDWKIKLCDTIADNASSAGWVLGPDRVSPKDVDIRAIEAELRCNGEVIAEGRSDAVLGNPVTAVAWLARKVDSFGVRLKAGDVVLPGSCTRAIDAHPGDHFVADFAGLGSVELTFE; this is translated from the coding sequence ATGCTGGGCGAACAGACCCGAGCTAAGTTGGCCGCCGAGCTGGCGGAGGCCGAGCGCAGCCGTGTGCCGATGGATCCGTTGACCGCTGCTCACCCGGATATCGACGTGGTCGATGCCTACGAGATCCAGCTGATCAATATCCGCCGGCGGGTGGCCGAGGGAGCCCGGGTGATCGGCCACAAAGTGGGTCTGTCCAGCGAAGCCATGCAGAAGATGATGAACGTCGATGAGCCGGACTACGGCCACCTGCTCGAAGACATGGCGGTGTTCTCCGATGTACCGGTCAAGGCGTCCGCGTACCTGTATCCGCGGGTGGAGGTCGAGGTTGGATTCATCCTCGCCGACGATCTCCCGGGGGCGGGGTGCACCGAAGATGACGTGCTCGCGGCCACGGCGGCGTTCGCCCCGTCAATCGAGTTGATCGACACCCGGATCAAGGACTGGAAGATCAAGCTCTGTGACACCATCGCCGACAATGCTTCGTCGGCCGGGTGGGTGCTGGGGCCGGACCGCGTGTCGCCCAAGGACGTCGATATTCGAGCCATCGAGGCCGAATTGCGCTGCAACGGCGAGGTGATCGCCGAGGGGCGCAGTGATGCGGTGCTGGGCAATCCGGTGACGGCCGTGGCGTGGCTGGCGCGCAAAGTGGACAGCTTCGGTGTGCGGTTGAAGGCCGGCGACGTCGTGTTGCCGGGCTCGTGCACCAGGGCGATAGATGCACATCCCGGCGATCATTTCGTCGCCGACTTCGCCGGGTTGGGTTCTGTAGAGCTGACTTTCGAATAG
- a CDS encoding MaoC/PaaZ C-terminal domain-containing protein has translation MPIDLDTALGAQLPPAEFSWTSSDIQLYHLGLGAGADPLDPRELRYLVDDTPQVLPTFGNVAQSFHMTKAPTVSFPGIDIELSKVLHGSEGITAPAPIPPSGTGIAVTRFTDIWDKGKAAVIWSETEVTAPDGTLLWAQKRSIFARGEGGFGGDRGPSGSQVTPDRAPDVELAISVLPQQALLYRLCGDRNPLHSDPGFASAAGFPKPILHGLCTYGMTCKAITDALLDGDAAAVGSYSARFAGVAFPGETLTARVWKEDGRFVANVVAPGRDDAAVLSDVELTPA, from the coding sequence ATGCCCATCGACCTCGACACCGCCCTCGGCGCCCAGCTGCCGCCCGCCGAGTTCTCGTGGACCAGCAGCGATATCCAGCTCTATCACCTGGGTCTCGGTGCGGGTGCCGACCCGTTGGACCCCCGCGAGCTGCGGTATCTGGTAGACGACACCCCACAGGTCCTGCCCACCTTCGGCAACGTGGCACAGAGCTTCCACATGACCAAGGCGCCCACGGTGAGCTTCCCGGGTATCGACATCGAACTGTCCAAGGTGCTCCACGGCAGTGAGGGCATCACCGCTCCGGCGCCGATCCCGCCGTCGGGCACGGGTATCGCCGTCACCCGCTTCACTGACATCTGGGACAAGGGCAAGGCGGCCGTCATCTGGTCGGAGACCGAGGTCACCGCACCCGATGGAACACTGCTATGGGCGCAGAAGCGGTCCATCTTCGCCAGGGGTGAGGGTGGATTCGGTGGTGACCGGGGTCCGTCCGGCTCACAGGTGACGCCAGACCGCGCTCCTGATGTGGAGTTGGCGATCTCGGTGCTGCCGCAGCAGGCACTGCTCTACCGTCTGTGCGGCGACCGCAACCCGCTGCATTCCGACCCCGGATTTGCCTCTGCCGCCGGCTTTCCGAAGCCGATCCTGCACGGGTTGTGCACCTACGGGATGACCTGCAAGGCCATCACCGATGCGCTACTGGATGGCGACGCCGCCGCGGTGGGCTCCTACAGTGCGCGCTTCGCCGGCGTCGCCTTCCCGGGTGAGACGTTGACCGCCCGCGTATGGAAGGAAGACGGCCGGTTCGTCGCCAACGTGGTGGCACCGGGGCGCGATGATGCCGCAGTGCTCTCAGATGTGGAGTTGACGCCGGCTTAG
- a CDS encoding SDR family oxidoreductase: MALLDNKVVVISGVGPALGTTLARRCAENGADLVLAARTVERLDDVAKTVTDLGRRAVTVGTDITDDAQVDNLVAEALKAYGKVDVLINNAFRVPSMKPLADTTFEHMREAIELTVFGALRLIQGFTPALAEAKGSVVNVNSMVVRHSQAKYGAYKMAKSALLAMSQSLATELGNQGIRVNSILPGYIWGGTLESYFSHQAGKYGTTVDEIYKATAAASDLKRLPTEDEVASAILFMASDLSSGITGQALDVNCGEYKA, from the coding sequence ATGGCTCTTTTGGACAACAAGGTTGTCGTCATCAGCGGGGTAGGTCCCGCGCTGGGCACCACTCTGGCGCGCCGGTGTGCCGAGAACGGTGCCGACCTGGTATTGGCGGCGCGCACCGTAGAACGCCTCGACGACGTGGCCAAGACGGTCACCGACCTGGGTAGGCGCGCGGTCACCGTGGGCACCGACATCACCGACGACGCCCAGGTGGACAACCTGGTGGCCGAGGCTCTCAAGGCATACGGCAAGGTCGACGTGCTGATCAACAACGCGTTCCGCGTACCGTCCATGAAACCGTTGGCCGACACCACCTTCGAGCACATGCGCGAGGCCATCGAACTCACGGTGTTCGGGGCGCTACGGCTCATCCAGGGGTTCACCCCGGCGCTTGCGGAGGCCAAGGGTTCGGTGGTGAACGTCAATTCCATGGTGGTACGTCACTCCCAGGCCAAGTACGGTGCGTACAAGATGGCCAAATCTGCATTGCTGGCGATGTCGCAGTCGCTGGCCACGGAGCTCGGCAATCAGGGGATCCGGGTGAATTCTATTCTGCCCGGCTACATCTGGGGTGGAACCCTGGAGAGCTACTTCTCCCACCAGGCCGGCAAGTACGGCACCACGGTCGACGAGATCTACAAGGCCACCGCCGCCGCCTCCGACCTCAAGAGGTTGCCCACCGAGGACGAAGTGGCCTCGGCCATTCTGTTCATGGCCAGCGATCTGTCCAGCGGGATCACCGGGCAGGCATTGGACGTCAACTGCGGGGAGTACAAGGCGTGA
- a CDS encoding acetaldehyde dehydrogenase (acetylating), which yields MADKATVAIVGSGNISTDLLYKLLRSNWLEPRWMIGIDPDSEGLARARKLGLETSHEGVNWLLGRDELPDLVFEATSAYVHRDAAPRYAEAGIRAIDLTPAAVGPGVIPPANLREHLDAPNVNMVTCGGQATIPIVYAVSRVVGVPYAEIVASVSSASAGPGTRANIDEFTKTTSAGVQNIGGADRGKAIIILNPADPPMIMRDTIFCAIPEDADHDAITASIKDVVAEVQTYVPGYRLLNEPQFDEPSVFNGGNHVVTTFVEVEGAGDYLPPYAGNLDIMTAAATKVGEEIAREVLAATTGGHA from the coding sequence ATGGCCGACAAGGCAACCGTTGCGATCGTGGGGTCGGGCAACATCAGCACCGACCTGTTGTACAAGTTGTTGCGCTCGAACTGGCTGGAGCCACGGTGGATGATCGGCATCGACCCGGACAGTGAAGGGTTGGCGCGGGCTCGCAAGCTCGGGCTGGAAACCTCCCATGAGGGGGTGAACTGGCTACTGGGCCGCGATGAGTTGCCGGATCTGGTGTTCGAGGCCACCAGTGCCTACGTGCACCGCGATGCCGCTCCGCGGTACGCCGAAGCCGGGATCCGTGCCATCGACCTGACGCCCGCCGCGGTGGGGCCAGGGGTGATTCCGCCGGCAAACCTGCGCGAGCATCTGGATGCGCCGAACGTGAACATGGTGACCTGCGGTGGGCAGGCGACCATTCCCATCGTCTACGCAGTGTCACGGGTTGTCGGGGTGCCGTATGCCGAGATCGTGGCCTCGGTGTCGTCTGCGTCTGCCGGGCCAGGTACGCGCGCCAACATCGACGAGTTCACCAAGACCACCAGCGCGGGTGTGCAGAACATCGGTGGTGCTGACCGCGGTAAGGCAATCATCATCCTGAACCCGGCAGATCCGCCGATGATCATGCGCGACACCATCTTCTGCGCCATCCCCGAGGACGCTGACCACGACGCCATCACGGCGTCCATCAAGGACGTGGTGGCCGAGGTGCAGACCTATGTGCCCGGCTATCGGTTGCTCAACGAGCCGCAGTTCGACGAGCCGTCGGTGTTCAACGGCGGCAATCACGTGGTCACCACCTTCGTCGAGGTGGAGGGCGCCGGTGACTACCTGCCGCCATATGCCGGCAATCTGGACATCATGACCGCGGCGGCCACCAAGGTGGGCGAGGAGATTGCCCGCGAGGTGCTGGCCGCGACAACAGGAGGTCACGCATGA
- a CDS encoding IclR family transcriptional regulator: MTTPEPGRSSPPTRRVVTVLDFLASHPQGRFGLSELSRKTGLSKPTCLGIVTTLTEVGYLVRDAQDKTYRLGPALISLGHSAQESMRVNPAARECLRALSHDFDTTAALSAVVDDRITLLEMVAPPGVRPGVQVGQSYPFAPPVGLMFVLWDPAALQAWLARPPTIPLRTDGERLDRVIAQCRASGHLVELLTPAGRRLYALMAGMSSTLPDELRALLGEMISDIGERVYLRDENTAPRGHRHDVGVISAPVFDHHGRQAMVVSLQIGRALTDVEITRHAKGLMATAATLTAQLGGRSVSA; the protein is encoded by the coding sequence ATGACAACTCCCGAGCCGGGCCGTTCGTCCCCGCCCACCAGACGGGTGGTCACGGTTCTCGACTTCCTCGCCAGCCATCCACAAGGGCGGTTCGGTCTCTCCGAGCTGAGCCGTAAGACCGGTCTGAGCAAGCCGACGTGCCTGGGAATCGTCACCACCTTGACCGAGGTCGGCTATCTGGTGCGCGACGCGCAGGACAAGACCTACCGCTTGGGTCCTGCACTCATCTCGTTGGGTCACAGCGCCCAGGAGTCCATGCGCGTCAACCCCGCCGCCCGTGAGTGCTTGCGCGCACTCTCACACGATTTCGACACCACGGCGGCTTTGTCCGCGGTGGTCGATGACCGCATCACCCTGCTGGAGATGGTGGCACCGCCGGGCGTACGCCCCGGTGTCCAAGTGGGCCAGAGTTATCCATTCGCACCACCTGTAGGACTGATGTTCGTGCTGTGGGACCCCGCTGCACTGCAGGCCTGGCTCGCCCGCCCGCCCACCATCCCCTTGCGCACCGACGGGGAGCGACTGGACCGCGTCATCGCACAGTGCCGCGCCTCCGGCCATCTGGTCGAACTGCTCACCCCCGCCGGGCGTCGGCTCTATGCGTTGATGGCCGGGATGTCCTCGACCTTGCCCGACGAACTGCGGGCTTTGCTGGGCGAGATGATCTCCGATATCGGTGAACGGGTCTATCTGCGCGACGAGAACACTGCTCCCCGTGGACACCGGCACGACGTCGGCGTCATATCCGCACCCGTCTTCGACCATCACGGCCGTCAGGCGATGGTGGTGTCGCTGCAGATCGGGCGCGCCTTGACGGATGTCGAAATCACCAGGCATGCCAAGGGATTGATGGCAACTGCAGCAACGCTCACTGCTCAGCTGGGCGGCCGAAGCGTCTCCGCCTGA
- a CDS encoding RecQ family ATP-dependent DNA helicase, with product MATREEAQVLLEQLAGSGATLRDDQWTAIEALVVGNKQALVVQRTGWGKSAVYFIAAKLLRAAGRGATVIVSPLLALMRNQVAAAERAGVRAATINSSNVADWDDVHQQVKAGDLDVLLVSPERLNNPDFRDTVLPALAADAGLVVIDEAHCVSDWGHDFRPDYRRIRTLIGELGSDIPVLATTATANNRVVTDIAEQLGVGGRDTLVLRGGLDRQSLRLSVVKAGGGAQRAAWIAAQLDALPGSGIIYTLTVAQANDVAALLREHGHAVASYTGATEAAEREQLEADLLANRVKALVATSALGMGFDKPDLGFVVHLGAPSSPIAYYQQVGRAGRSTDSAEVILLPGPEDQDVWRYFASVAFPSEAMVRNVIQALEPGRAQSTPALEPLVDLGRTRLEMVLKVLDVDGAVRRVKGGWISTGQPWSYDEERYRNLDQARKREQQAMLDYQATTACRMSFLRGQLDDPELAPDEQCGRCDNCAGPAFVAEVDESAVAQTRDRLLRPGVEITPRKQWPTGLAKIGVPLSGKIADGPESGRSIGRLTDLGWGERLRRLLDDEDAPAPEVIVRAAVDVLAAWRWDVRPVAVMGLDSDRRSLLIGSVVDRLAELGRLTNLGILRYAPTRRPVTAANSAYRVAALQGSWDVPDVCGVSGPVLLVDDLIDSGWTMTMAAVDLRKAGASAVLPFALASVS from the coding sequence ATGGCGACCCGAGAAGAAGCGCAAGTCCTGCTGGAACAGCTGGCGGGGTCCGGTGCCACCTTGCGTGACGATCAGTGGACGGCCATCGAGGCGTTGGTGGTCGGAAACAAACAGGCCCTCGTGGTGCAGCGCACCGGGTGGGGCAAGTCGGCGGTGTACTTCATCGCGGCCAAGCTGCTGCGCGCCGCGGGTCGCGGAGCGACAGTCATCGTGTCGCCCCTGCTGGCACTGATGCGCAACCAGGTCGCCGCGGCGGAGCGTGCAGGCGTGCGGGCGGCCACCATCAACTCCAGCAATGTCGCGGACTGGGACGACGTACACCAGCAGGTCAAGGCGGGCGATCTGGACGTCCTGCTGGTCAGTCCAGAACGGTTGAACAACCCGGACTTTCGTGACACCGTACTGCCCGCACTGGCCGCCGACGCCGGTCTGGTCGTCATCGACGAGGCGCACTGCGTGTCGGATTGGGGCCACGATTTCCGCCCTGACTACCGCCGCATCCGCACTCTGATCGGCGAGCTGGGCAGCGACATCCCGGTGCTCGCCACCACGGCCACCGCCAACAACCGGGTGGTCACCGACATCGCCGAGCAACTCGGCGTGGGCGGCCGCGACACCCTGGTGCTGCGTGGAGGTCTGGACCGCCAGTCATTGCGGTTGTCGGTGGTCAAGGCCGGTGGCGGTGCACAACGTGCGGCGTGGATTGCCGCGCAACTGGATGCCCTGCCCGGTTCCGGCATCATCTACACGCTGACTGTGGCCCAGGCCAATGACGTCGCCGCTCTGTTGCGGGAACACGGCCATGCGGTGGCGTCCTACACCGGCGCCACCGAAGCCGCCGAGCGTGAACAACTCGAGGCAGACCTGCTGGCCAACCGGGTGAAGGCTCTGGTGGCCACCTCGGCGTTGGGCATGGGATTCGACAAGCCGGATCTGGGCTTCGTGGTGCATCTCGGCGCGCCGTCGTCGCCCATCGCCTACTACCAGCAGGTTGGCCGCGCGGGCCGTTCCACCGACAGTGCCGAGGTGATCCTGCTTCCTGGCCCAGAGGACCAGGACGTCTGGCGTTACTTCGCCTCCGTGGCATTTCCGTCGGAAGCCATGGTGCGCAACGTTATTCAAGCGCTGGAACCTGGGCGCGCGCAGTCCACGCCGGCGCTGGAGCCCTTGGTTGATCTCGGGCGTACCCGGCTGGAGATGGTGCTGAAGGTGCTCGACGTCGACGGCGCGGTACGTCGGGTGAAGGGCGGCTGGATCAGCACCGGACAGCCGTGGAGCTACGACGAGGAGCGCTACCGAAACCTCGATCAGGCGCGAAAACGAGAACAGCAGGCAATGCTGGACTACCAGGCCACCACCGCCTGCCGGATGTCATTCCTGCGTGGGCAACTCGACGATCCGGAATTGGCTCCGGACGAGCAGTGCGGCCGTTGCGACAACTGCGCCGGGCCCGCCTTCGTGGCTGAGGTCGACGAGAGTGCGGTCGCCCAGACGCGCGACCGGTTGCTGCGGCCCGGGGTGGAGATCACCCCACGCAAGCAGTGGCCTACCGGGCTGGCGAAGATCGGGGTACCGCTGTCGGGGAAGATTGCCGACGGTCCCGAATCCGGCCGGAGTATCGGCCGACTGACCGATCTGGGGTGGGGTGAACGGTTGCGCAGGTTGCTGGACGACGAGGATGCGCCAGCCCCCGAGGTGATCGTGCGGGCGGCGGTGGATGTCCTGGCGGCGTGGCGGTGGGATGTCAGACCGGTGGCGGTGATGGGCCTTGACTCGGACCGCCGTTCGCTGTTGATCGGATCGGTGGTGGACCGACTGGCCGAACTCGGCAGGCTCACCAATCTGGGCATCTTGAGGTATGCCCCGACGCGGCGGCCGGTGACCGCCGCCAACTCCGCCTATCGTGTTGCTGCGCTGCAAGGTTCGTGGGACGTGCCAGATGTCTGCGGAGTCAGTGGCCCAGTGCTGTTGGTCGACGACCTCATCGACAGCGGCTGGACCATGACCATGGCCGCGGTGGACCTGAGGAAGGCGGGCGCATCCGCGGTCTTGCCCTTCGCGCTGGCCAGCGTGAGTTGA